From a single Streptomyces rubradiris genomic region:
- a CDS encoding histidine phosphatase family protein, whose translation MAPRILLARHGQTAWSLSGKHTGRTDVPLLEEGRHGAKLLGERLHRAPLDGLADVEIRTSPLSRARETCELAGFGERAEHWDTLMEWDYGAYEGMTPAEIQAVRPGWLIWRDGVPEGESVAEVAARADEVVSWARSADRDVLVFAHGHILRSIGARWLGLPLDFAARIRLNPTSLSVLGWAYGEPAIENWNDVGHLAG comes from the coding sequence ATGGCACCGCGCATCCTGCTGGCCCGGCACGGACAGACGGCCTGGTCGCTGTCCGGCAAGCACACCGGCAGGACCGATGTGCCGCTGCTGGAGGAGGGCCGGCACGGGGCCAAGCTGCTCGGCGAGCGGTTGCACCGGGCTCCGCTGGACGGGCTGGCGGACGTGGAGATACGCACCAGCCCGCTCTCCCGCGCGCGCGAGACGTGCGAACTCGCCGGGTTCGGCGAGCGGGCCGAGCACTGGGACACGCTCATGGAGTGGGACTACGGCGCGTACGAGGGGATGACCCCCGCCGAGATCCAGGCGGTCCGGCCGGGCTGGCTGATCTGGCGGGACGGGGTCCCGGAGGGCGAGTCCGTCGCCGAGGTCGCCGCGCGCGCCGACGAGGTGGTGTCCTGGGCCCGCTCGGCCGACCGCGACGTCCTGGTCTTCGCCCACGGGCACATCCTGCGGTCGATCGGGGCGCGGTGGCTGGGCCTGCCGCTGGACTTCGCGGCCCGCATCCGGCTGAACCCCACGTCCCTGTCCGTCCTGGGCTGGGCGTACGGCGAGCCGGCGATCGAGAACTGGAACGACGTGGGGCACTTGGCCGGCTGA
- a CDS encoding spermidine synthase: MGRSRNTRRRSAVTVEEPVDGGLAQLVPDPDRGRAWTLLIDGAPQSHVDLDDPAYLSFDYQRRLGHVIDLAAPPGRPVHAVHLGGGAFTLARYVAATRPRSTQQVVERDASLVRLVRRELPLDTNARVRVRAVDAREGLAKVPDGWADLVIADVFSGARTPAHLTSTEFLDEVRRALKPSGSYAANLADGPPLAHLRGQIATAAARFGELALIADAAVLRGKRFGNAVLVASDAPLPLAELTRRAASDPHPGRVEHGRALTDFTGGAVPVTDEAAVASPAPPPSVFR, translated from the coding sequence ATGGGCAGGTCCAGGAACACCCGGCGCAGGTCGGCCGTCACCGTCGAGGAGCCGGTCGACGGCGGTCTCGCGCAGCTCGTCCCCGACCCCGACCGGGGCCGGGCCTGGACCCTGCTGATCGACGGGGCGCCCCAGTCGCACGTCGACCTGGACGACCCGGCGTACCTCTCCTTCGACTATCAGCGGCGCCTCGGCCATGTCATCGACCTCGCCGCCCCGCCCGGCCGTCCCGTGCACGCCGTGCACCTCGGCGGCGGCGCCTTCACCCTCGCCCGGTACGTCGCCGCGACCCGGCCCCGCTCCACCCAGCAGGTCGTGGAGCGCGACGCGAGCCTCGTCCGGCTGGTCCGCCGCGAGCTGCCGCTGGACACGAACGCGCGCGTCCGGGTGCGCGCGGTGGACGCCCGTGAGGGCCTGGCCAAGGTGCCGGACGGCTGGGCCGACCTGGTCATCGCCGACGTGTTCAGCGGTGCCCGCACCCCCGCCCACCTCACCTCCACCGAGTTCCTCGACGAGGTCCGCCGGGCCCTGAAACCCTCCGGGAGCTACGCGGCCAACCTCGCCGACGGCCCGCCGCTCGCCCACCTGCGCGGCCAGATCGCCACCGCCGCCGCCCGGTTCGGCGAACTCGCGCTGATCGCCGACGCGGCCGTGCTGCGCGGCAAGCGCTTCGGCAACGCCGTCCTGGTCGCCTCCGACGCCCCGTTGCCGCTCGCCGAACTCACCCGCCGTGCCGCCTCCGACCCGCACCCCGGCCGGGTCGAACACGGCCGGGCGCTCACCGACTTCACCGGCGGCGCGGTGCCCGTGACGGACGAGGCCGCGGTGGCGTCCCCGGCCCCGCCGCCGTCGGTGTTCCGCTAG
- a CDS encoding phosphatase PAP2 family protein produces MPQTETPGTEVALRPRPRWWTELPLILLVYGCYSAGRLLARGDVSGAVDHGLAILRIEKALHLNAEHPLNRLFTREAWLGVPADFWYASLHYLVTPAILVWLFRARAPHYRAARTWLLTSTFIGLIGFTLLPTCPPRLLDAGYGFVDTMAQYSSYGWWGGEASAPRGMGGMTNQYAAMPSLHVGWALWCGVLLWRHGGTRLARVLGVVYPLVTAIVVMGTANHYLLDAVAGVAVMGVGYLLAPPLMRAVDRLRARLSRPAAPVASGTGSPIVSAGCQTSAGERIPRQRDSRRGLAAGPDAPATDAGEGAPTPAR; encoded by the coding sequence TTGCCGCAGACCGAGACACCGGGCACCGAGGTGGCCCTCCGTCCCCGGCCGCGCTGGTGGACCGAGCTGCCGCTGATCCTGCTGGTCTACGGCTGCTACTCGGCCGGCCGGCTCCTCGCCCGCGGTGACGTCTCCGGCGCCGTCGACCACGGCCTGGCGATCCTGCGCATCGAGAAGGCCCTCCACCTCAACGCCGAGCACCCGCTGAACCGGCTGTTCACCCGGGAGGCCTGGCTCGGCGTGCCGGCCGACTTCTGGTACGCCTCGCTGCACTACCTGGTGACGCCCGCCATCCTGGTGTGGCTCTTCCGCGCACGTGCCCCGCACTACCGGGCCGCGCGCACCTGGCTGCTCACGTCCACCTTCATCGGCCTGATCGGCTTCACCCTGCTGCCGACCTGCCCGCCCCGGCTGCTGGACGCCGGTTACGGCTTCGTGGACACCATGGCGCAGTACAGCTCGTACGGCTGGTGGGGCGGCGAGGCCAGCGCCCCGCGCGGCATGGGCGGCATGACCAACCAGTACGCGGCGATGCCGAGCCTGCACGTGGGCTGGGCGCTGTGGTGCGGGGTTCTGTTGTGGCGCCACGGCGGCACGCGCCTGGCGAGGGTCCTCGGCGTGGTCTACCCGCTGGTGACCGCGATCGTGGTCATGGGCACCGCCAACCACTACCTCCTGGACGCGGTCGCGGGTGTCGCCGTGATGGGCGTCGGCTACCTGCTGGCGCCGCCCCTCATGCGGGCGGTGGACCGGCTCCGCGCCCGGCTGTCGCGCCCCGCCGCCCCGGTCGCTTCCGGCACCGGTTCCCCGATTGTCAGTGCCGGATGCCAGACTTCGGCGGGTGAGCGAATTCCACGGCAGCGCGACTCGCGGCGCGGCCTCGCGGCCGGACCGGACGCCCCCGCCACCGACGCGGGCGAAGGGGCTCCGACACCGGCTCGCTGA